From Orcinus orca chromosome 3, mOrcOrc1.1, whole genome shotgun sequence, a single genomic window includes:
- the CXXC5 gene encoding CXXC-type zinc finger protein 5, whose product MSSLGSGPQDTGGSSSSSNANGSSGSGPKAGVADKSAAAAAAAPASVADDAPPPERRNKSGIISEPLNKSLRRSRPLSHYSSFGGSGGSGGGSMMGGESAEKAAAAAAAASLLANGHDLAAAMAVDKSNPTSKHKSGAVASLLSKAERATELAAEGQLTLQQFAQSTEMLKRVVQEHLPLMSEAGAGLPDMEAVAGAEALNGQSDFPYLGAFPINPGLFIMTPAGVFLAESALHMAGLAEYPMQGELASAISSGKKKRKRCGMCAPCRRRINCEQCSSCRNRKTGHQICKFRKCEELKKKPSAALEKVMLPTGAAFRWFQ is encoded by the exons ATGTCGAGCCTCGGCAGCGGCCCCCAGGACACCGgcggtagcagcagcagcagcaacgcCAATGGCAGCAGTGGCAGCGGCCCAAAGGCGGGAGTGGCAGACAAGAgtgcagcggcggcggcggctgcgccAGCCTCGGTGGCGGATGACGCACCACCCCCTGAGCGCCGGAACAAGAGCGGCATCATCAGTGAACCCCTCAACAAGAGCCTGCGCCGCTCCCGCCCTCTCTCCCACTACTCTTCCTTTGGGGGCAgcggtggcagtggtggtggcagCATGATGGGCGGGGAGTCTGCCGAAAAGGCTGCCGCGGCCGCAGCCGCTGCCTCCCTGTTGGCCAATGGGCACGACCTGGCAGCGGCCATGGCTGTGGACAAAAGCAACCCTACCTCAAAGCACAAAAGTGGTGCTGTGGCCAGCCTGCTGAGCAAGGCAGAGCGGGCCACGGAGCTGGCAGCCGAGGGACAGCTGACGCTGCAGCAGTTCGCGCAGTCCACGGAGATGCTGAAGCGCGTGGTGCAGGAGCACCTACCGCTGATGAGCGAGGCGGGCGCTGGCCTGCCCGACATGGAGGCCGTGGCGGGCGCCGAAGCCCTCAATGGCCAGTCCGACTTCCCCTACCTGGGCGCCTTTCCCATCAACCCGGGCCTCTTCATCATGACCCCGGCGGGCGTGTTCCTGGCTGAGAGCGCGCTGCACATGGCCGGCCTGGCCGAGTACCCCATGCAGGGAGAGCTGGCCTCCGCCATCAGTTCGGGCAAGAAGAAGCGGAAACGCTGCGGCATGTGTGCGCCCTGCCGGCGGCGCATCAACTGCGAGCAGTGCAGCAGTTGTAGGAACCGAAAGACTGGCCATCAGATTTGCAAATTCAGAAAATGTGAGGAACTCAAAAAGAAGCCTTCCGCTGCTCTGGAG AAGGTGATGCTTCCGACGGGAGCCGCCTTCCGGTGGTTTCAGTGA